The window TTCTTGGCGGTTTAATTTTTCTAAATCCGCTTTTGTAATTGAATTTTCAACAACAACCTTCCCATTAATTCCTTTAATTAAATCATCATAGCGGATAAACCACTCACCATGTGATTCATTAGCAAACATTCTGGTTAAATCATAAGCAGCCGAATACTGCATTTTTTTTATGATGGGTTTTAAATCACTAGCAGTTAAAATTTGATTTCTTCGTACATACATGGCTTCCCGGTGTTGGGCTAAAACATTATCATAATCTAAAATATTTTTTCGTTGATCAAAGTTCATTCCCTCTACTTTTTTTTGGGCATTTGAAATCGCTTTTGTTAACATTCGTGATTGAATAAAATCACTACCTAAACGCCCAAAAATTTTTCTTAACCGTTCACCACCAAAACGTAACATTAATTCATCATCCATCGCAACATAAAATCTCGAAAAACCAGGGTCACCTTGCCGACCTGAACGACCGCGTAACTGGTTATCAATTCGGCGGGCTTCATTTCGTTCAATACCAAAAACAGCTAATCCGCCTAACTCTACAACACCATCACCAAGTTTAATATCGGTTCCCCGTCCGGCCATATTGGTAGCTAAGGTAATGGCCCCTTTGACACCAGCCTTAGCAATAATGTCCGCTTCGCGCTCATGGTTTTTAGCATTTAACATTTCAAATTTTAAATTAGCATTTCTTAAATAGTGCGAAACAATTTCAGAAGATTCCACAGAAGTTGTCCCAATTAAAATTGGTTGACCTTTTTCATGCAACGTTAAAATTTCTGCCATTAAAGCTTTCATTTTAACATCGCGATTGGCAAACATATAATCTGGCTCATCTTTCCGAATTACTGGTTTATTAGTTGGAATCTGAACAACCCGCATATTATAAATTTTAATAAATTCTTCTTCTTCTGTTTTTGCGGTCCCTGTCATCCCACTTAATTTATTATATAATCGGAAAAAGTTTTGGTAAGTAATGGTTGCCATTGTTACAGTTTCTTGTTCAATATTAACATTTTCTTTTGCTTGAATCGCCTGGTGTAACCCATCACTATATGCTCTTCCGGGCATTAACCGTCCCGTAAATTGATCAACTAACACAATTTCACCATTCTGAACAACATATTCTACGCCATTTTTAAAGACAAAATTAGCTTTTAACGCATTTAAAATTAAATGGTATAATTCAGTATTTTGAATATCAAATAACGAATTAATTGAAAACATTTTTTCTGCTTTTGTAATTCCCTCGGGCGTTAAATAAACTTGTTTAGTTTCTAAATCAATTTCAACATCATCATCTTTTTTTAAAGATTTAGCAAATTGATTAGCTGCCATATATTGGGGAGTGCAATTTTTTCTTCCTCCCGAAATAATTAATGGGGTACGTGATTCATCAATTAAAATAGAGTCAGCTTCATCAATAATTGCAAAATTTAGGCCCCGTTGAACTTTATCACCATATTCTTTCACCATATTATCACGTAAATAATCAAATCCTAATTCGGCATTGGTTGTATAAGTAACATCACAACTATAGGCAGCTCGTTTTTCACTCTTGTTACCACTTCGTAAGTTTAACCCAACGGTTAAACCTAAGAAATTTAAAACTTGTCCATTAATTTCCGAGTCCCGTTTTGATAAGTACTCATTAACAGTAATAACATGAACTCCTTTGCCCTCTAAAGCATTTAAGTAGGTTGGCATTAACGCCGTTAAGGTTTTCCCTTCCCCGGTTTTCATTTCACCAACATCTCCCTCGTGTAAAACAATTCCACCAATTAATTGTACTCGATACGCATGTAACCCTAAAATTCGGCGGGCTGCTTCCCGAGCAACTGCAAAAGCTTCAATTAATAAATCATCTAATGTTTCATCTTCTGATAATCTTTTTTTAAACTCTGCTGTTTTTGCTTGTAATTGTTCATCTGACAATGCTTGCATCGCACTATCCATTGCGATAATTCGATCCGCTTTTTTACCATGTTTTTTGAC is drawn from Spiroplasma mirum ATCC 29335 and contains these coding sequences:
- the secA gene encoding preprotein translocase subunit SecA — translated: MAASDKRIVKKHGKKADRIIAMDSAMQALSDEQLQAKTAEFKKRLSEDETLDDLLIEAFAVAREAARRILGLHAYRVQLIGGIVLHEGDVGEMKTGEGKTLTALMPTYLNALEGKGVHVITVNEYLSKRDSEINGQVLNFLGLTVGLNLRSGNKSEKRAAYSCDVTYTTNAELGFDYLRDNMVKEYGDKVQRGLNFAIIDEADSILIDESRTPLIISGGRKNCTPQYMAANQFAKSLKKDDDVEIDLETKQVYLTPEGITKAEKMFSINSLFDIQNTELYHLILNALKANFVFKNGVEYVVQNGEIVLVDQFTGRLMPGRAYSDGLHQAIQAKENVNIEQETVTMATITYQNFFRLYNKLSGMTGTAKTEEEEFIKIYNMRVVQIPTNKPVIRKDEPDYMFANRDVKMKALMAEILTLHEKGQPILIGTTSVESSEIVSHYLRNANLKFEMLNAKNHEREADIIAKAGVKGAITLATNMAGRGTDIKLGDGVVELGGLAVFGIERNEARRIDNQLRGRSGRQGDPGFSRFYVAMDDELMLRFGGERLRKIFGRLGSDFIQSRMLTKAISNAQKKVEGMNFDQRKNILDYDNVLAQHREAMYVRRNQILTASDLKPIIKKMQYSAAYDLTRMFANESHGEWFIRYDDLIKGINGKVVVENSITKADLEKLNRQEVAKLISEKMYEFYLKRTEDVPADVMIQIERGVIIMAFDEYWTQHIDQASKLRSGIYLRSYAQTNPLHAYVEEAAKLFEHMQLTIAHDVVIKLANVVIRRVENQAQVEPLNDSEQEVREFKQKG